Proteins encoded by one window of Aliivibrio wodanis:
- a CDS encoding putative exported protein (No significant database matches) codes for MSKQMKFGLLPAAIAGALLSGNAFAGTEACIEISKTTASYTELAAADLYEGSACSYTGTSTDKDLLPNNSAKIAYELTKVADYDLEDITKTAYTGKASDDLSIVYVPTTDVPPAARLTFKLNNATFAVDENIIHLVKVEEDSQNPGSYIYTAVASSDGQVDGESTALFMVKSGVTVGAGTRLFLSTSNQPTALTGITTPGIHLEFTEECTVDQKVTLEVIDAKTDFGFVIAGAKTQAASDLVVAERQYQLAVEKNLPVGQLTLTVEADVNAEDPSQRKFFLTNTGAGELAPPAGGWDNQTTAKSVVWEAYFQNNFNSLDLAHVLRPEDKVLLDTNSPKYTGTAITLGALTQMTNATTALDKMTNSHLAANTNHVDFNETTEWATLNSSLTSYHFDAEEVFGPTDLTGADTDRALALVLATNGTTPMNFGYSVDAKFGMDLADVTGGLFTYHDTATSCNPTTPFAIDVNGAVLKVPYAYNTDKNWVRITNEHDTEAEVTVEVFDENDAAGDKRILTLAKIGADDSTVYKADAIIALYEAEIGRASSNRVSMTFTVTAPKDTVHGVSVQAIPGGVDRVLPVLDQNNWNQ; via the coding sequence ATGAGTAAGCAAATGAAGTTTGGACTTCTTCCAGCAGCTATCGCTGGTGCATTACTGAGCGGCAACGCATTCGCTGGTACAGAAGCATGTATCGAAATTTCTAAAACAACTGCTAGCTATACTGAACTAGCAGCTGCTGACCTTTATGAAGGTTCTGCATGTAGCTATACAGGCACATCAACTGATAAAGATCTACTTCCAAACAATTCAGCAAAAATCGCTTATGAATTAACTAAAGTTGCTGATTACGATTTAGAAGATATCACTAAAACTGCATACACTGGCAAAGCTTCAGATGACCTAAGCATCGTTTATGTACCAACAACTGATGTACCACCTGCGGCACGTCTAACTTTTAAACTGAATAACGCAACATTTGCTGTTGACGAAAACATTATTCACCTAGTTAAAGTTGAAGAAGATTCACAAAACCCAGGTAGCTACATTTACACTGCAGTAGCATCAAGTGATGGTCAAGTAGATGGCGAATCAACTGCGTTATTCATGGTTAAGTCTGGTGTAACTGTTGGTGCTGGTACTCGTTTATTCCTAAGTACTTCAAACCAACCAACTGCTCTAACTGGTATCACAACACCTGGTATCCATCTAGAATTTACTGAAGAGTGTACTGTTGATCAAAAAGTAACACTTGAAGTTATTGATGCTAAAACTGACTTCGGTTTCGTTATTGCAGGTGCTAAAACACAAGCCGCTTCTGATCTAGTTGTTGCAGAGCGTCAATACCAACTTGCAGTTGAGAAAAACCTTCCTGTAGGTCAGTTAACTCTAACTGTTGAAGCTGATGTAAATGCAGAAGATCCTTCACAACGTAAATTCTTCCTAACAAACACTGGTGCAGGTGAACTTGCTCCACCAGCAGGCGGTTGGGACAACCAAACAACAGCAAAATCTGTTGTATGGGAAGCGTACTTCCAAAACAACTTTAACTCTTTAGACCTTGCTCACGTATTAAGACCTGAAGATAAAGTATTACTAGATACTAATTCTCCTAAGTACACTGGTACAGCAATAACTCTAGGTGCACTAACTCAAATGACTAATGCTACAACTGCATTAGATAAAATGACTAACAGTCACTTAGCTGCTAATACTAATCATGTTGATTTCAATGAAACAACAGAATGGGCAACATTAAACTCATCTCTAACATCTTACCACTTTGATGCTGAAGAAGTGTTTGGCCCAACAGACCTAACAGGTGCTGATACAGACCGTGCTTTAGCTTTAGTTCTTGCAACTAACGGCACTACACCAATGAACTTTGGTTACTCTGTTGATGCTAAATTTGGTATGGACTTAGCTGATGTAACTGGTGGACTATTTACTTACCACGATACGGCTACTTCTTGTAACCCTACAACACCGTTTGCAATTGACGTAAATGGTGCTGTTCTTAAAGTTCCTTACGCATACAACACAGATAAAAACTGGGTTCGTATCACTAACGAACATGACACAGAAGCAGAAGTTACTGTTGAAGTATTTGATGAGAACGATGCTGCTGGTGACAAGCGTATCCTAACTCTAGCTAAGATTGGCGCTGACGATTCAACTGTATATAAAGCTGATGCTATCATCGCTCTATACGAAGCTGAAATCGGCCGTGCTTCTTCAAACCGTGTTTCTATGACATTCACAGTTACTGCACCTAAAGACACTGTTCACGGTGTATCTGTTCAGGCTATCCCTGGTGGCGTTGACCGTGTA
- a CDS encoding general secretion pathway protein G, protein MKKNINKGFTLIELLIVMVILGLLASLVAPSMFSKVASSKIKTAETQMQMLATSLDAYRLDIGMYPSSLEELRRSDKPRWDGPYLPKDVPMDPWGNPYIYKYPSSENEYDLMSYGLDGSVGGEGEAADVSYF, encoded by the coding sequence ATGAAAAAAAATATAAATAAAGGCTTTACACTGATCGAGCTCCTGATTGTTATGGTTATTTTAGGGTTATTAGCCTCTTTAGTTGCCCCATCCATGTTCAGCAAAGTTGCCTCATCAAAAATTAAGACGGCAGAAACTCAAATGCAGATGTTAGCGACCTCATTAGATGCTTATCGCTTAGACATTGGCATGTACCCAAGTTCACTAGAAGAGTTACGTCGTTCAGACAAGCCTCGTTGGGATGGCCCATATTTACCAAAAGACGTACCTATGGACCCATGGGGTAACCCATACATCTATAAATACCCAAGTTCTGAAAATGAATATGACCTAATGAGCTACGGTTTAGATGGCAGTGTTGGTGGTGAGGGAGAAGCAGCTGATGTCAGCTATTTTTAA